One region of Scophthalmus maximus strain ysfricsl-2021 chromosome 13, ASM2237912v1, whole genome shotgun sequence genomic DNA includes:
- the zar1 gene encoding zygote arrest protein 1, giving the protein MATYGDEPVDSYFYSSYNPYTGRYPRAKDAGWKVKTYLSHYGDASDAFNNQQRAQLKSILSQINPKLTPRLRKANTKDVAVQVNPKRDASVQCAIGPRTLLAVKRDFRRKGQPEPATRGGGGGSPKAAGGVRYPRTLAVYSPIAYRSVTSFLVDDDNNNNNNNKEASCGEAEPPPGDPPEAVKGAEERDELRSRPAKGEEVQPAAEGSKVRARVRFQFLEQKYGYYHCREDNLRWESAYVWCVQGTNKVYFKQYCRKCQKEFNPYRVEDITCHTCNKARCSCAITQRHVDPKRPHRQDLCGRCKGKSLSCDSTFSFKYII; this is encoded by the exons ATGGCGACGTACGGTGACGAGCCAGTCGACAGCTACTTCTATTCGTCCTACAACCCCTACACGGGCAGGTACCCCAGGGCCAAAGACGCGGGCTGGAAGGTTAAAACCTACCTCTCCCACTACGGCGACGCGTCGGACGCCTTCAACAACCAGCAGCGCGCGCAGCTCAAGTCCATCCTCTCGCAGATCAACCCCAAGCTCACCCCGAGGCTCCGGAAGGCCAACACCAAGGACGTGGCGGTGCAGGTGAACCCCAAGAGGGACGCCTCGGTGCAGTGCGCCATCGGCCCGAGGACGCTGCTGGCCGTGAAGCGGGACTTCCGGCGCAAAGGTCAGCCGGAGCCGGCgacgcgcggcggcggcggcggcagccccAAGGCGGCGGGGGGAGTGCGTTACCCCCGCACCCTCGCTGTGTACTCGCCCATCGCCTACAGAAGCGTCACCTCCTTCCTGgtcgacgacgacaacaacaacaacaacaacaacaaggaggcCTCCTGCGGTGAGGCCGAGCCGCCTCCCGGTGACCCGCCCGAGGCCGTGAAGGGGGCCGAGGAGCGCGACGAGCTCCGGTCCAGACCGGCGAAGGGCGAGGAGGTGCAGCCCGCCGcggaggggtcaaaggtcagggcgCGTGTGAGGTTCCAG TTCCTGGAACAGAAGTACGGATATTACCACTGCAGAGAAGATAATCTGCGATGGGAGAGTGCCTACGTGTGGTGTGTTCAGGGCACCAACAAG GTTTACTTCAAGCAGTACTGTAGGAAATGCCAAAAGGAGTTCAACCCATATCGCGTGGAGGACATCACATGTCAC acttgCAACAAAGCCCGTTGTTCCTGTGCAATAACACAACGCCACGTCGACCCCAAACGGCCCCACAGACAGGACTTGTGCGGCAGATGCAAAGGCAAGAGTCTCTCCTGCGACAGCACATTCAGCTTCAAATACATCATCTGA
- the slc10a4 gene encoding sodium/bile acid cotransporter 4 — translation MENSSLFGEDAHKAGFIDFLMPDTLKQQVVDFPVDGATAGPGAASGAIFLTGGTLRTAEFMAAPPTESPHLVPAFWDSPLSHGINVFVGLVLCFTMLGLGCTVDISQLGEHIRRPVGVLLALVCQFVIMPLVAFLLALAFSLDDVAAMAVLLCGCCPGGNLSNILSLLAHGEMNLSIIMTISSTLLALVLMPLCLWIYSRAWINTPVVNLMPFGAIILTLCSTLIPIGLGVMLRYRYTRVADIVLKASLWSLLVTLITLFILTGAMLGPELLSTIPPSVYVVALLMPLCGYAAGYGLAVLFDLPPNCRRSVSLETGCQNVQLCTAILKLAFPPQLMGGMYMFPLLYALFQAAEAGIFILAYRMYRKEVLHKAEPAGHGQDTDITYQRFNDDEDFDSSYGAVTVSDPNTITLDPCPPDPTPV, via the exons ATGGAGAACTCCAGCCTGTTCGGTGAGGACGCACACAAAGCTGGCTTCATAGACTTTCTGATGCCGGACACTTTGAAGCAGCAAGTTGTGGATTTCCCGGTGGACGGAGCCACGGCGGGACCAGGAGCGGCCAGCGGTGCCATCTTCCTCACGGGCGGCACGCTCAGGACAGCGGAGTTCATGGCCGCCCCGCCGACGGAATCCCCCCACCTGGTGCCCGCCTTTTGGGATTCCCCGCTCAGTCACGGGATCAACGTGTTCGTGGGACTCGTCCTCTGCTTCACCATGCTGGGcctgggctgcacggtggaCATCAGCCAGCTGGGCGAGCACATCCGCAGACCCGTCGGGGTGCTGCTGGCGCTGGTGTGTCAGTTCGTCATCATGCCCTTGGTGGCCTTTCTCCTGGCTCTAGCCTTCTCTCTGGATGATGTGGCGGCGATGGCCGTTCTCCTCTGCGGCTGCTGTCCGGGAGGAAACTTGTCCAATATCCTGTCTCTGCTGGCGCACGGAGAGATGAACCTAAG CATCATCATGACCATCTCGTCCACGCTGCTGGCGCTCGTGCTGATGCCGCTGTGCCTGTGGATCTACAGTCGCGCCTGGATCAACACGCCCGTGGTGAACCTCATGCCCTTCGGGGCCATCATCCTGACCCTGTGCAGCACCCTCATCCCCATCGGTTTAGGGGTGATGCTGCGATACCGCTACACGCGCGTGGCCGACATTGTTTTAAAG GCCTCCCTGTGGTCTTTGCTCGTCACCCTCATCACGCTCTTCATCCTGACCGGAGCGATGCTGGGGCCGGAGCTGCTGTCCACCATCCCACCCTCCGTCTACGTGGTGGCCCTCCTGATGCCCCTGTGCGGCTATGCCGCGGGTTACGGCCTGGCCGTGCTCTTTGACCTGCCGCCCAACTGCCGCCGCTCGGTCTCCCTGGAGACCGGCTGCCAGAACGTGCAGCTGTGCACCGCCATCCTGAAGCTGGCCTTCCCCCCTCAGCTGATGGGGGGGATGTACATGTTCCCGCTGCTGTACGCCCTGTTCCAGGCGGCCGAGGCGGGCATCTTCATCCTGGCCTACAGGATGTACAGGAAGGAGGTCCTGCACAAGGCGGAGCCCGCGGGGCACGGCCAGGACACGGATATAACGTATCAACGGTTTAACGACGATGAGGACTTTGACTCGTCCTATGGTGCCGTGACAGTGAGTGACCCGAACACCATCACCTTGGACCCCTGTCCCCCTGATCCAACCCCAGTTTAA